The Pontibacillus halophilus JSM 076056 = DSM 19796 genome includes a region encoding these proteins:
- a CDS encoding SLC13 family permease, protein MTLEMGFVLLVIFMMMIGLVLELARPDLIVFGTLVLFIVTPGILTVEEGIRGFSNEGMLTIALLFLIAAGIQKSGLVHAGLTKLMGQTKRASTGMMLQLYAPISGVSAFLNNTPIVVTLAPIIRKWCMERGISPSKLLIPLSYAAILGGTMTIMGTSTNLVVHGLMLEWDMIGFSFFELGIVGVPVTLVGLLYITTIGYRLLPNNKGLTETVQEHSREYISEMYVTEEYPFLNHMVKEAGLRNLKGLFLLEIVRGDERISPVSGSTRIEAEDRLIFTGLISTIAELQKRKGLVLVPGAHMTLDDLNKGTSHLAEAVISHQSSLAYKRLKDSGFRSRFDAGVIAVHRNNERIQAKIGDIVLKPGDTLLLLGGPDFEGIVQQSNDFYIVTPLHTPPEFGDRKKGWLSLAFLMGMIGFVVTNVLSMFQAMCIVAVGFVATKVITPEEAKQSVHFSVLLLIASAFGIGTALVNTGAAKWLAQGLLGLIGSDHLLLTLICLYLLTNVFTEVITNSAAAVLMFPIGIELANQLSINPHAVAVLIAIAASASFITPIGYQTNLIVYGPGGYKFTDYMKIGIPLSILVMVTTVTIVSVVWL, encoded by the coding sequence ATGACGCTCGAAATGGGATTTGTTCTCCTTGTCATCTTTATGATGATGATAGGGCTCGTGCTTGAGTTAGCACGGCCGGACCTCATCGTTTTTGGTACGCTTGTCCTTTTCATCGTGACACCAGGCATACTAACCGTAGAAGAAGGGATTAGAGGCTTCTCAAATGAGGGGATGCTGACGATTGCCTTATTGTTCTTAATTGCTGCAGGTATACAAAAAAGTGGGCTTGTTCATGCTGGTTTGACCAAATTAATGGGTCAAACCAAACGGGCGTCGACAGGCATGATGCTCCAATTGTACGCACCAATCTCTGGTGTGTCGGCTTTCTTGAACAATACTCCCATAGTCGTAACGCTGGCACCCATCATCCGGAAGTGGTGTATGGAAAGGGGGATTTCTCCTTCAAAGTTATTAATACCACTTTCTTACGCGGCGATTCTCGGTGGAACCATGACGATTATGGGAACCTCAACAAACCTTGTTGTCCACGGATTGATGTTGGAGTGGGATATGATAGGGTTTTCGTTTTTTGAGCTTGGGATTGTTGGGGTGCCGGTTACGTTGGTGGGTCTCTTATACATTACTACGATTGGGTATCGCTTGTTACCAAACAACAAAGGATTAACGGAGACGGTGCAAGAACACAGTCGTGAATACATTTCTGAAATGTATGTGACAGAAGAGTATCCCTTTCTTAATCATATGGTGAAAGAAGCGGGACTAAGGAACTTAAAGGGGTTGTTTCTACTCGAGATTGTGCGAGGAGATGAGCGGATCTCGCCTGTCAGTGGAAGCACTCGGATTGAAGCCGAAGATCGACTCATCTTTACTGGATTGATTTCAACAATTGCAGAATTACAGAAGAGGAAGGGACTCGTCCTTGTGCCAGGTGCTCATATGACGCTGGATGACCTGAACAAGGGGACCTCACATTTAGCTGAAGCGGTGATTTCTCATCAATCTTCGTTGGCTTATAAGCGATTAAAGGATAGTGGGTTCCGAAGTCGATTTGATGCTGGGGTCATTGCTGTTCATCGAAATAATGAGCGAATTCAAGCGAAGATTGGCGACATCGTCTTAAAGCCGGGCGATACGCTTCTATTACTTGGAGGACCGGATTTCGAGGGGATTGTTCAGCAGTCCAACGACTTTTATATTGTCACTCCGTTGCATACACCGCCGGAGTTCGGTGATCGGAAGAAGGGGTGGCTTTCGTTAGCCTTTCTCATGGGGATGATAGGGTTTGTCGTAACGAACGTCTTGTCAATGTTCCAGGCGATGTGTATCGTGGCGGTCGGGTTTGTGGCGACAAAGGTCATTACCCCCGAGGAAGCAAAGCAGTCCGTTCATTTCAGTGTCCTGCTTCTCATTGCCAGTGCTTTCGGGATAGGTACAGCGCTCGTCAATACAGGAGCTGCCAAGTGGCTTGCACAAGGGTTACTTGGTTTAATCGGTAGCGACCACCTCCTGCTGACGCTTATCTGTCTCTATTTATTAACGAATGTGTTTACAGAAGTGATTACGAATAGTGCAGCAGCGGTATTAATGTTCCCGATTGGGATTGAATTGGCGAATCAACTGAGCATTAATCCACATGCAGTCGCTGTTCTTATTGCGATAGCAGCATCTGCATCATTTATAACGCCAATTGGATATCAGACAAATTTAATTGTGTATGGACCGGGTGGATACAAATTTACCGATTATATGAAAATCGGAATTCCACTCAGTATTCTTGTTATGGTAACGACCGTCACGATTGTGTCGGTGGTATGGTTATAG